One genomic window of Plasmodium falciparum 3D7 genome assembly, chromosome: 10 includes the following:
- a CDS encoding endonuclease, putative: MTIKGLVRFINKKIPSTIKKIDDINSFKGKKFIIDGTFFIYKFMYVAWKHIINDKNRDLKYKANELATHILIRQYIIKKSIELLKNQHEYFKSLKINTLYIIEDIGARCELQPVDYKCKKHVWKERETIRKKKNLFDILNVDSSKNNILKSNDNINVNDTNTINNTFKKNNIVNNFLCDQKNNISNICEKKNLKKKNQMEIIVDEDGIHDLFKKNIFIKINSKTANDIYNYLLLENIPIFITKNDAEKECAIQCSHERDIVVSDDTDALAFGAPNLIRFITNKKKRHIINKEELLNELNINYEQFIDFCILSGCDYSAKIPGIGPVKAHEIIKKYKTIETFLESNAFNKYKNSKLFNQKLNGTSMSLNDYILNEFTYEQARKVFFNSY, from the coding sequence ATGACCATCAAAGGACTAGTAAgatttataaataagaaaattcCTAGTACGATAAAAAAGATTGATGACATAAATAGTTTTAAGGGTAAAAAGTTTATTATCGATGGGacgttttttatttataaatttatgtatGTTGCTTGGAAACacataataaatgataaaaatcgtgatttaaaatataaggcGAATGAATTAGCAACGCATATACTAATAagacaatatattattaaaaaaagtattgaattattgaaaaatcaacatgaatattttaaatcaTTAAAAATTAACACACTGTATATAATTGAAGATATTGGTGCGCGGTGTGAATTACAGCCTGTTgattataaatgtaaaaagcATGTATGGAAAGAAAGAGAAACtatcagaaaaaaaaaaaacttatttgatattttaaatgtggattcttcaaaaaataatattttaaaaagtaatgataatattaatgtaaaTGATACTAATACAATTAATAATacttttaaaaagaataacattgttaataattttttatgtgatcaaaagaataatataagtaatatttgtgaaaagaaaaatttgaaaaaaaaaaatcaaatggAAATTATTGTAGATGAAGATGGTATACATGatttatttaagaaaaatatatttataaaaataaattccaAAACAGCTAATGATATttacaattatttattactAGAAAATATCcctatatttattacaaaaaatgatGCAGAAAAAGAATGTGCAATTCAATGTTCTCATGAAAGAGATATCGTTGTATCGGATGATACTGACGCCTTAGCATTTGGTGCACCTAATTTAATAAGatttataacaaataaaaaaaaaagacacataataaataaagaagaacttttaaatgaattaaatataaattatgagcAATTCATagatttttgtattttatcaGGTTGTGATTATAGTGCAAAAATTCCTGGTATTGGTCCTGTAAAAGCCcatgaaattataaaaaaatataaaactatTGAAACATTTCTAGAATCAAAtgcttttaataaatataagaattcCAAATTATTTAATCAAAAATTAAATGGAACATCTATGTCTTTAAATGATTATATTCTGAATGAATTTACCTATGAACAGGCAAGAAAAGTCTTTTTCAATTCCTACTGA